One Actinoplanes missouriensis 431 DNA segment encodes these proteins:
- a CDS encoding SWIM zinc finger family protein, with product MVSAAYSYLGSSTLDDGLTLQTSGGPAAHPRFFTGFLTDPGAAATGLLAVAEVARTRYFRPRPPASLDPVVTAGSDRLRFESFSGCCGVYARLDVLPAGLDGEILAHGTTNVDVNLPLQRALTRVGRADPLHVAVGPDDLTVTTFDGELVERKVPLPSRWLRGFAEAQVLTSRFEPRAEIGAADARLLLHRLSATDKSVLWAVPAGRTLRLTSRPVPGAVCLPGAGRLTAIKPFLRYASSLLVHGPVVAAGSGPVASTWELRMPSLRLSLTLSPEPSRGFSGEGAVLESLASDEAADDADLISALLSWDPAIDVDALATRSGLDASRVRDALTQLGTAGRVGFDVAEAGYFHRTLPYSADVVEKMNPRLAGARALAESGAVTTGADVSVVRSGGETYHVRHATSSCTCPWWAKHRGERGPCKHALAVTIVLAAAAAAEVPA from the coding sequence ATGGTTTCCGCGGCGTACTCGTACCTCGGCTCGTCGACTCTGGATGACGGCCTCACCCTCCAGACCTCCGGCGGTCCGGCGGCGCACCCCCGATTCTTCACCGGTTTCCTCACCGACCCGGGGGCCGCGGCGACCGGTCTGCTGGCGGTCGCCGAGGTCGCCCGCACCCGCTATTTCCGGCCGCGGCCGCCGGCCAGCCTCGACCCGGTGGTCACCGCCGGGTCGGACCGCCTGCGCTTCGAGTCGTTCTCCGGCTGCTGCGGCGTCTACGCCCGGCTCGACGTGCTGCCCGCCGGGCTCGACGGTGAGATCCTCGCGCACGGCACCACCAATGTGGACGTCAACCTCCCGTTGCAGCGGGCGCTGACCCGGGTCGGCCGGGCGGACCCGCTGCACGTCGCGGTCGGCCCCGACGATCTCACCGTCACCACGTTCGACGGCGAGCTGGTCGAGCGGAAGGTGCCGCTGCCGTCCCGCTGGCTGCGCGGGTTCGCCGAGGCCCAGGTGCTCACGTCCCGCTTCGAGCCGCGCGCCGAGATCGGCGCCGCCGACGCGCGCCTGCTGCTGCACCGGCTCTCCGCCACGGACAAGTCGGTGCTCTGGGCGGTCCCGGCCGGCCGGACGCTGCGGCTGACGTCGCGGCCGGTGCCGGGCGCGGTCTGCCTGCCCGGCGCCGGGCGCCTGACCGCGATCAAACCCTTCCTGCGGTACGCGTCATCGCTGCTCGTCCACGGCCCGGTCGTCGCCGCGGGCAGCGGCCCGGTCGCCAGCACGTGGGAGCTGAGGATGCCGTCGCTGCGGCTGTCGCTGACCCTCTCGCCGGAGCCCTCCCGCGGGTTCTCCGGCGAGGGCGCGGTCCTGGAGTCGCTCGCCAGCGACGAGGCCGCCGACGACGCCGACCTGATCAGCGCGCTGCTCTCCTGGGACCCGGCGATCGACGTGGACGCGCTGGCGACCCGGTCCGGGCTGGACGCGTCGCGGGTGCGGGACGCGCTGACCCAGCTCGGCACGGCCGGCCGGGTCGGCTTCGACGTGGCCGAGGCGGGCTACTTCCACCGCACCCTGCCCTACTCGGCGGACGTCGTGGAGAAGATGAACCCCCGCCTCGCCGGCGCCCGCGCGCTGGCCGAGAGCGGCGCGGTCACCACCGGGGCCGACGTGTCGGTGGTGCGCAGCGGAGGCGAGACCTATCACGTCCGCCACGCCACCTCGTCCTGCACCTGCCCCTGGTGGGCGAAACACCGCGGCGAGCGAGGCCCGTGCAAGCACGCCCTCGCCGTCACGATCGTCCTCGCCGCCGCCGCCGCTGCTGAGGTGCCGGCGTGA
- a CDS encoding DUF6493 family protein: MTLSWETVDELARRNDRSALIRLLAAATPAERAAAAPVVEAGVTALPADPGMDARTVYALAVVGTAPSAARAVTLLRRPALRAWNWEESALFLALADALDLPWTGDLGARLAARLPARDPWPDDWFFAAALMRAGGVTPPVTEGVVRSWVRSFVRRWKPEGPIPPLVARLRDDPWRDTLLPAVFEIDTIGADLGGVASAGATPAFPAAVAALDREGTLERKTVLSATVDRLLRGGRPNNLRPFILLHDELAPTVDESSTHALDYARLLAAGPGAVATLAQRCLRAVDGAGRLERETLLEASAETLVRREKTLVKAQLSWLAAVARREPARSGDVVVAIAGAFGHAALDVQERALDLVAKHRDRVTPAELERIAAAAAGLGGDLPARAASLFAAAPDPVSAGAAPGSVTAGPGLGALPPGSGVSLVVAPAVAEMPPPIADAAELAEELAALVHVQTGVGWERVLAALVAFHTAGAGEDLAATLLPVTDRYPRWFAPSRWNAGSPFVALGLAIRAATATAGRSDAVVSAGRGGNDPVRQELAAAVRVAWQEGRRGHPHSSLSPRPDGVLALRVAEVAAHLAGSMVPAIVATPTHVNGSLDAGVLLQRLQRAEAEGWQPWPFDFEQALLRVPRVADDLVAVRAARLTTPAGRQFAQWLASGGLPDPISAPVTQPGERGRDGGWTWDVPVPRRVVATLRPARDGGLRLERQLLTLTPVEHPVHTPGDFQGTEDVLAMVFPHHREVAAAWALAEVAALADQNQRDTARNLFPLLAECTGPVGPAMAYALAYALAAKHESDRAAAVDTLLTLAAAEAPFAAPVGAALADLGSDGTITLTRVLPALADLHRAGASVAVWELLVAALPPLLTTTARTVPDLLELASQVAVTLGVRGDLVPGLAGVAARAGSTRVTKEAKRLQSILNP, encoded by the coding sequence GTGACCCTCAGCTGGGAGACCGTCGACGAGCTCGCCCGCCGCAACGACAGGTCCGCCCTGATCCGGCTGCTCGCGGCCGCGACGCCCGCCGAGCGCGCCGCCGCCGCGCCCGTGGTGGAGGCCGGCGTCACGGCGCTGCCCGCCGACCCCGGCATGGACGCGCGGACCGTCTACGCCCTCGCCGTCGTCGGCACCGCGCCCAGCGCCGCCCGCGCCGTCACACTGCTGCGCCGGCCCGCGCTCCGGGCGTGGAACTGGGAGGAGTCCGCCCTCTTCCTCGCCCTCGCCGACGCCCTGGACCTGCCGTGGACCGGCGATCTCGGCGCCCGGCTGGCCGCCCGGCTCCCGGCCCGCGACCCGTGGCCCGACGACTGGTTCTTCGCGGCCGCGCTGATGCGGGCCGGCGGCGTCACCCCGCCGGTCACCGAGGGCGTGGTGCGCAGCTGGGTCCGGTCGTTCGTCCGCCGCTGGAAACCGGAGGGCCCGATCCCGCCGCTCGTCGCCCGCCTGCGCGACGACCCGTGGCGCGACACGCTGCTCCCGGCGGTCTTCGAGATCGACACGATCGGCGCCGACCTCGGCGGGGTGGCCTCCGCCGGCGCCACGCCGGCCTTCCCGGCGGCGGTCGCGGCACTGGACCGCGAGGGGACGCTGGAACGCAAGACGGTGCTCTCCGCGACCGTCGACCGTCTCCTGCGCGGCGGCCGGCCGAACAACCTGCGCCCGTTCATCCTGCTGCACGACGAACTCGCGCCCACCGTCGACGAGTCGTCCACGCACGCCCTGGACTACGCACGGTTGCTGGCCGCCGGTCCGGGCGCCGTGGCGACGCTCGCGCAGCGCTGCCTGAGAGCCGTCGACGGGGCCGGGCGGCTGGAGCGGGAGACACTGCTGGAGGCCAGCGCGGAGACTCTGGTGCGTCGCGAGAAGACGCTGGTCAAGGCTCAGCTGTCCTGGCTCGCGGCGGTGGCCCGGCGGGAGCCGGCGCGCTCGGGCGACGTGGTGGTGGCGATCGCCGGGGCGTTCGGGCACGCGGCGCTGGACGTGCAGGAGCGGGCTCTCGACCTGGTGGCCAAGCACCGTGATCGGGTGACGCCGGCGGAGCTGGAGCGCATCGCCGCCGCGGCGGCAGGGCTGGGCGGTGACCTGCCGGCGCGGGCCGCGTCCCTGTTCGCCGCCGCGCCCGATCCGGTTTCTGCCGGCGCCGCGCCGGGTTCGGTGACGGCTGGGCCGGGCCTGGGCGCTCTGCCGCCGGGCAGTGGGGTTTCGCTGGTGGTGGCGCCTGCGGTCGCGGAGATGCCGCCGCCGATCGCCGACGCGGCCGAACTCGCCGAGGAGCTCGCCGCGCTGGTCCACGTGCAGACCGGTGTCGGCTGGGAGCGGGTCCTCGCGGCCCTGGTCGCCTTCCACACCGCCGGGGCCGGCGAGGATCTGGCGGCGACGCTGCTGCCGGTGACCGACAGATATCCGCGCTGGTTCGCGCCGAGCCGGTGGAACGCCGGTTCCCCGTTCGTCGCCCTCGGCCTGGCGATCCGAGCCGCCACCGCTACTGCTGGTCGGAGCGATGCTGTGGTCTCGGCTGGCCGGGGCGGGAACGACCCGGTCCGGCAGGAACTCGCCGCCGCCGTCCGGGTCGCCTGGCAGGAGGGCCGGCGCGGGCATCCGCACTCGTCGCTGAGCCCGCGGCCCGACGGCGTGCTGGCGTTGCGGGTCGCCGAGGTCGCGGCGCACCTGGCCGGCTCGATGGTCCCGGCGATCGTCGCCACGCCGACCCACGTGAACGGCAGCCTGGACGCCGGCGTGCTGCTGCAACGCCTTCAGCGGGCCGAGGCCGAGGGCTGGCAGCCGTGGCCGTTCGACTTCGAGCAGGCGCTGCTCCGGGTGCCGCGCGTCGCCGACGACCTGGTGGCCGTCCGCGCCGCCCGGCTGACGACACCGGCCGGCCGGCAGTTCGCGCAGTGGCTCGCGAGCGGTGGGCTGCCCGATCCGATCAGCGCGCCCGTCACCCAGCCCGGCGAGCGCGGCCGCGACGGCGGCTGGACCTGGGACGTGCCGGTGCCGCGCCGGGTCGTGGCGACGCTGCGCCCGGCCCGCGACGGTGGCCTGCGCCTGGAACGCCAGCTGCTCACCCTGACACCCGTCGAGCACCCGGTCCACACGCCCGGCGATTTCCAGGGCACCGAGGACGTCCTCGCGATGGTCTTCCCGCACCACCGCGAAGTCGCCGCCGCCTGGGCCCTTGCCGAGGTGGCCGCGCTGGCCGACCAGAACCAGCGGGACACCGCCCGCAACCTGTTCCCGCTGCTGGCGGAGTGCACCGGCCCGGTCGGTCCGGCGATGGCGTACGCCCTCGCCTACGCCCTGGCCGCCAAACACGAGTCGGACCGCGCCGCCGCCGTCGACACGCTGCTGACCCTGGCCGCAGCGGAAGCGCCCTTCGCTGCGCCGGTGGGCGCCGCGCTGGCCGATCTCGGCAGCGACGGGACGATCACACTGACCCGGGTCCTCCCCGCGCTGGCCGACCTGCACCGGGCCGGCGCGTCGGTGGCCGTGTGGGAGTTGCTGGTGGCCGCCCTGCCTCCACTGTTGACGACGACCGCGCGAACCGTGCCCGACCTGCTGGAGCTGGCCAGCCAGGTGGCGGTCACGCTCGGTGTGAGGGGCGACCTCGTTCCGGGGCTGGCCGGGGTCGCGGCCCGCGCCGGGTCCACGCGAGTCACGAAGGAGGCGAAGCGCCTGCAGTCCATCTTGAACCCGTGA
- a CDS encoding OmpL47-type beta-barrel domain-containing protein — protein MRLLRTAVAGLVAAGLLVTAPAAPARAADSYTFTNTTNPILKDGSYYSADPAPLVADGKLLIYTGHDEAGPAVNDFIMNEWGAFTTSDVDSGEWTHYPSLMRPENVFSWATPGRAYAGQVVQGPDGRYYWYVPVSERDSPAANKFAIGVAVSETPTGPWTDHVGGPLISQRTPTVNTIENIDPTILVEGERVFVYWGTFGQLRRLEFRADMKTPVGTQQTVTGLTGYFEAPWLFKRNGTYYLAYAGNNAGPTSACTPANYHACIAYATASSPEGPWTYRGTLLTPVSSTTSHPGIVEFDGRWQIVYHTADAVGGGHFRRSVAIDEVEWDDTQSPPRIKQVVRTPAKTADRTPRANIAQAATVTVSNDPVPTQYWVKSLNDEIVRDNPLPPDMWGTWTGSNPAQQWVQYTWDQPMRISGSQIEFWNDQPQGTGVGVAAPATWRIQYWDGSWKDVPGASGYPTGTRGFQDTTFDPVTTTQVRAVFDASTNGSTYSAVAVEEWKILAAQPSSVTPPAITVEVGETDLPATIPVTFGPSEALSIPVLWDGLTSEDVARPGTVTATGSVLGYAAGRITATVRVISPGDTEGDETPPTVVVTPSGSAGAADWFRSAVRVRVTASDDRGGRMTIATKVDDAHPVTSQDARYADTTVTGDGRHTVTATATDRAGNVSPAVTTAIGIDATNPSSTVTLADRKVTVTATDATSGVDRVEYAIGTGAWTAYSGPIAAPDAGKHTVGYRAVDKAGNASPASTIVIPADLSAPLTGNVGPIGVPTASYTAGWNSVTALNDDADPAAPAQGQLWGTWSGTRPATQWIQYDWSRPIRLTGAELKFWRDSGPGTGDGVAAPDSWRLQWWDGAAWQDVTGAGSYGTSTTAFNRVGFDPVTTSRLRATISANGNGTTFSAVAVTEWRVFADEKPAAPITVTAGSRCIAGKAYVAVTARNGGDAPADIELVTPYGKKVFAGVVAGGNAYQSFPSRVSSVPSGTASANGVTAGYPALTC, from the coding sequence TTGAGACTGCTGCGCACAGCGGTCGCAGGGCTGGTAGCGGCGGGTTTGCTGGTCACAGCGCCCGCCGCCCCGGCCCGGGCAGCCGACTCCTACACCTTCACCAACACGACGAATCCGATCCTCAAGGACGGCTCCTACTACAGCGCCGACCCCGCGCCCCTGGTGGCGGACGGCAAGCTCCTGATCTACACCGGACACGACGAGGCAGGTCCGGCGGTCAACGACTTCATCATGAACGAGTGGGGCGCCTTCACCACGAGCGATGTCGACTCCGGTGAATGGACCCACTACCCGTCCCTGATGCGCCCGGAGAACGTCTTCAGCTGGGCCACTCCCGGCCGGGCGTACGCCGGTCAGGTCGTCCAGGGACCGGACGGCAGGTATTACTGGTACGTCCCGGTCAGCGAGCGCGACTCGCCGGCCGCCAACAAGTTCGCCATCGGCGTCGCGGTGAGCGAGACCCCGACCGGCCCGTGGACGGATCACGTCGGCGGCCCGCTGATCTCGCAGCGCACGCCGACCGTGAACACCATCGAGAACATCGACCCGACGATCCTGGTCGAGGGCGAGCGGGTGTTCGTCTACTGGGGGACGTTCGGCCAGCTGCGCCGGCTGGAGTTCCGCGCCGACATGAAGACGCCGGTCGGCACCCAGCAGACGGTCACCGGGCTGACCGGGTACTTCGAGGCGCCGTGGCTGTTCAAGCGCAACGGCACCTACTACCTGGCGTACGCGGGGAACAACGCCGGGCCCACCTCGGCGTGTACCCCGGCGAACTACCACGCCTGCATCGCGTACGCCACGGCGAGCAGTCCGGAAGGCCCGTGGACGTACCGCGGGACGCTGCTCACCCCGGTCTCGTCGACCACCAGCCACCCCGGCATCGTCGAGTTCGACGGGCGGTGGCAGATCGTCTACCACACCGCCGACGCCGTCGGTGGCGGCCATTTCCGCAGGTCGGTCGCGATCGACGAGGTGGAGTGGGACGACACCCAGTCGCCGCCGCGGATCAAGCAGGTGGTGCGCACGCCGGCGAAGACCGCCGACCGCACGCCGCGCGCCAACATCGCCCAGGCCGCCACGGTCACCGTCTCGAACGACCCGGTCCCGACGCAGTACTGGGTGAAGTCGCTCAACGACGAGATCGTGCGCGACAACCCGCTGCCGCCGGACATGTGGGGTACCTGGACCGGCAGCAACCCGGCCCAGCAGTGGGTGCAGTACACCTGGGACCAGCCGATGCGGATCTCCGGTTCGCAGATCGAGTTCTGGAACGACCAGCCGCAGGGCACCGGCGTGGGTGTCGCCGCGCCGGCGACGTGGAGGATCCAGTACTGGGACGGGTCGTGGAAGGACGTGCCCGGCGCGAGCGGCTATCCGACCGGCACCCGGGGCTTCCAGGACACCACGTTCGACCCGGTGACGACGACCCAGGTCAGGGCCGTGTTCGACGCGTCGACGAACGGCAGCACGTACTCCGCCGTCGCCGTCGAGGAGTGGAAGATCCTGGCCGCGCAGCCGTCCTCGGTCACCCCGCCGGCGATCACGGTCGAGGTGGGTGAGACCGACCTGCCCGCCACGATCCCGGTCACCTTCGGTCCGTCGGAGGCGCTGTCGATCCCGGTCCTCTGGGACGGGCTCACGTCCGAGGACGTGGCCCGGCCGGGCACGGTCACCGCCACCGGAAGTGTCCTCGGCTACGCCGCCGGGCGGATCACCGCGACCGTGCGGGTCATCTCCCCGGGCGACACCGAGGGCGACGAGACCCCGCCCACCGTCGTGGTCACCCCGAGCGGTTCGGCGGGCGCCGCCGATTGGTTCCGCTCCGCTGTCCGGGTACGGGTGACCGCCTCCGACGATCGCGGCGGCCGGATGACCATCGCCACGAAGGTCGACGACGCCCACCCCGTGACCAGTCAGGACGCGCGCTACGCCGACACCACGGTCACCGGGGACGGCCGGCACACGGTCACCGCCACCGCGACCGACCGGGCCGGCAACGTCTCACCGGCCGTCACCACCGCGATCGGCATCGACGCCACCAACCCGTCGAGCACGGTGACCCTCGCGGACCGGAAGGTGACGGTCACGGCCACCGACGCCACCTCCGGCGTCGACCGGGTGGAGTACGCGATCGGCACCGGGGCGTGGACGGCGTACTCCGGTCCGATCGCCGCGCCCGACGCCGGGAAGCACACGGTCGGCTACCGGGCCGTCGACAAGGCCGGCAACGCCTCGCCGGCGTCCACGATCGTCATCCCGGCCGACTTGTCCGCGCCGCTGACCGGCAACGTCGGTCCGATCGGGGTGCCGACGGCGTCGTACACGGCGGGCTGGAACAGCGTCACCGCGCTCAACGACGACGCCGACCCGGCCGCACCGGCACAGGGCCAGCTCTGGGGCACCTGGTCCGGCACCCGGCCGGCCACCCAGTGGATCCAGTACGACTGGTCCCGGCCGATCCGGCTCACCGGCGCCGAGCTCAAGTTCTGGCGCGACTCCGGACCGGGCACCGGCGACGGCGTCGCGGCCCCGGACAGCTGGAGACTCCAGTGGTGGGACGGCGCGGCCTGGCAGGACGTGACCGGGGCCGGCTCCTACGGGACCAGCACCACGGCGTTCAACCGGGTCGGCTTCGACCCGGTGACCACGTCCCGGCTGCGGGCCACCATCAGCGCCAACGGGAACGGGACCACGTTCTCCGCGGTGGCGGTCACCGAGTGGCGGGTCTTCGCCGACGAGAAACCGGCGGCGCCGATCACCGTCACCGCCGGGTCGCGCTGCATCGCGGGCAAGGCCTATGTCGCCGTCACGGCCCGCAACGGCGGTGACGCTCCGGCTGACATCGAGCTCGTCACCCCGTACGGGAAGAAGGTCTTCGCCGGCGTCGTGGCCGGCGGCAACGCCTACCAGAGCTTCCCCTCCCGGGTTTCCTCGGTGCCGTCCGGCACCGCTTCGGCCAACGGCGTCACCGCCGGCTACCCCGCACTCACCTGCTAA